One window of the Syngnathus typhle isolate RoL2023-S1 ecotype Sweden linkage group LG21, RoL_Styp_1.0, whole genome shotgun sequence genome contains the following:
- the tspan33a gene encoding tetraspanin-33: MCGSRGRNSPGRYDEDFSFVNPVVKYLLFFFNFIFWLIAMIMIAIGVYARVAKHAETALACLAVDPAVMLLVIGVLMFIITFCGCVGSLRENICLLEFFCISLTVIFLLQLAAGVLGFVFSDKARNKVTQIVNNAIVHYRDDIDLQNLIDFGQKEFGCCGAVTYTDWSNNMYFNCTDMNPSRERCSVPFSCCITTKDKVINTMCGQGIQIVEYLIAGNIIYTNGCIDKVVDWIHSNLFLLGGIALGLAIPQLVGILLSQMLISQIKDQIELQNYNLKHSADPWR, from the exons ATGTGCGGGAGCCGTGGAAGAAACTCACCTGGACGTTATGATGAAGACTTCTCCTTTGTCAACCCCGTGGTCAAATATCTGCTcttcttttttaatttcattttctgG CTCATCGCCATGATCATGATAGCTATCGGGGTGTACGCCCGTGTCGCCAAGCATGCAG AGACGGCGTTGGCGTGTTTGGCTGTGGACCCGGCCGTGATGCTGCTGGTGATCGGCGTCCTCATGTTTATCATCACTTTCTGCGGTTGCGTGGGCTCGCTGCGGGAGAATATTTGCCTGTTGGAGTTT TTTTGCATCAGTCTGACGGTCATCTTTCTGCTGCAGTTGGCTGCTGGGGTGCTGGGATTTGTCTTCTCCGATAAg GCCCGTAACAAAGTGACCCAAATTGTCAACAACGCCATCGTGCACTACAGAGACGACATCGACCTGCAGAACCTCATCGACTTTGGCCAGAAAGAA ttTGGCTGCTGTGGAGCTGTAACCTACACCGATTGGTCCAACAACATGTACTTCAACTGCACTGACATGAACCCAAGTCGGGAACGCTGCTCGGTCCCTTTCTCCTGTTGCATCACCACCAAAGACAAG gtgATAAACACAATGTGCGGGCAAGGCATTCAGATAGTGGAATACCTTATAGCCGGCAACATCATCTACACCAACGGATGTATCGATAAAGTGGTGGACTGGATCCATAGTAACCTCTTCCTGTTGGGAGGCATCGCACTCGGGCTGGCCATCCCTCAG CTGGTGGGCATCCTGCTGTCTCAGATGCTCATCAGCCAAATTAAAGACCAGATTGAACTGCAGAACTACAACCTCAAACACAGCGCCGATCCGTGGAGATGA
- the smo gene encoding protein smoothened, producing the protein MSSQVWSAFVGLYGMLCCTVAVQLSPNGTIFEDKCKATTTCEALKYNTCLGSPLPYTHTSLVLAEDSSSQEEAFEKLTMWSGLRNAPRCWSVIQPLLCAVYMPKCENDRVELPSQSLCLATRRPCSIVDQERGWPNFLKCEKFPVGCSNEVQKLKFNTSGQCEAPLVKTDIQSSWYKDVEGCGIQCDNPLFTEEEHDDMHAYIAYFGTITLLCTFFTLATFLADWKNSNRYPAVILFYINACFFVGSIGWLAQFLDGARDEIVCKSDNTMRLGEPSSSETLSCVTIFIIVYYSLMSGVIWFVMLTYAWHTSFKALGTTQQPLTGRTSYFHMVTWSIPFVLTVAILAIAEVDGDSVSGICFVGYKNYRYRAGFVLAPIGVVLVVGGYFLIRGVMTLFSIKSNHPGLLSEKAASKINETMLRLGIFGFLAFGFVFITFGCHFYDFFNQAEWERSFREYVLCEANVTIASQTNKPIPECTIKNRPSLMVEKINLFSMFGTGIAMSTWVWTKATILIWKRTWCKIIGRGDNEPKRLKKSKMIAKAFAMRKELHKDPEKELSFSMHTLSHDGPVAGINFEINEPSNDMSSAWAQHVTKMVARRGAILPQDISVTPTGTPVPPPEERNRLWMVEAEISPEMIKRKKKKKKRRKEVNAAAEEPATADHQVYPQREFGRSSVPRLPKLPSHPSLVANLKEQQRRQQMLEDDVLPGSYPDFPSLPGDERFCRLPPYQSARSSYARGGFSDRPEDLGLGPRCLPSTSSCIQEGLSERMAHVARVPAGRRVGYGPIHSRTNLMEAELMDAESDF; encoded by the exons ATGTCCTCCCAAGTTTGGAGCGCCTTTGTTGGCTTGTACGGGATGCTTTGCTGCACCGTCGCCGTGCAGCTGTCCCCTAACGGGACCATATTTGAGGACAAATGCAAGGCAACGACGACGTGCGAGGCACTCAAGTACAATACATGCCTGGGCTCACCTCTGCCGTACACGCACACGTCCCTGGTACTGGCAGAAGACTCCAGCTCCCAGGAGGAAGCATTTGAGAAGCTGACCATGTGGTCTG GTCTGCGGAACGCTCCACGCTGCTGGTCCGTCATCCAGCCACTGTTGTGCGCCGTCTACATGCCCAAGTGTGAGAATGACCGAGTGGAACTGCCAAGTCAGAGTTTGTGTCTGGCCACCCGTCGCCCTTGCAGCATCGTGGACCAGGAGCGCGGCTGGCCCAACTTCCTCAAATGCGAAAAATTCCCAGTGGGATGCTCG AACGAGGTGCAGAAGCTGAAGTTTAACACGTCGGGTCAGTGCGAGGCCCCGCTGGTGAAGACGGACATCCAGTCGAGTTGGTACAAAGACGTGGAAGGATGCGGTATCCAATGTGACAACCCGTTGTTCACAGAGGAGGAGCATGATGATATGCACGCCTACATCGCCTACTTTGGCACCATCACCCTCCTCTGCACCTTCTTCACCCTG GCCACGTTTCTAGCCGACTGGAAGAACTCAAACCGCTACCCGGCCGTCATCCTCTTCTACATCAACGCCTGCTTCTTCGTGGGCAGCATCGGTTGGCTGGCGCAATTCCTGGACGGCGCCCGTGATGAGATCGTGTGCAAGAGCGACAACACCATGAGACTCGGGGAGCCTTC TTCCTCCGAGACTTTATCCTGTGTGACCATCTTCATCATCGTGTACTACTCGCTCATGTCGGGAGTGATTTGGTTCGTGATGCTGACGTACGCCTGGCACACGTCCTTCAAGGCGCTCGGCACCACCCAGCAGCCACTCACCGGGCGCACGTCTTACTTCCACATGGTCACGTGGTCCATCCCATTCGTCCTCACGGTCGCAATCTTGGCCATCGCTGAG GTGGATGGCGATTCAGTGAGCGGGATCTGCTTTGTCGGCTACAAGAACTACAGATACCGCGCCGGCTTCGTGCTGGCGCCCATCGGCGTGGTGCTTGTGGTCGGCGGCTATTTTCTCATTCGAG GTGTCATGACCTTGTTTTCCATCAAAAGTAACCACCCAGGACTACTGAGCGAAAAAGCAGCTAGCAAAATCAATGAGACAATGCTGAGActtg GCATATTTGGCTTCTTAGCTTTCGGGTTTGTTTTCATCACCTTTGGTTGCCACTTCTACGACTTCTTCAACCAAGCCGAATGGGAGAGGAGCTTCAGGGAATATGTGtt GTGCGAGGCTAACGTCACCATCGCCTCTCAGACCAACAAACCAATCCCGGAGTGCACCATTAAAAACCGACCCAGTTTGATGGTGGAAAAAATCAACCTGTTCTCCATGTTTGGCACCGGCATCGCCATGAGCACGTGGGTGTGGACCAAGGCCACCATTCTCATCTGGAAGCGCACCTGGTGCAA GATCATCGGGCGTGGTGACAACGAACCTAAGAGGCTCAAGAAGAGCAAGATGATCGCAAAGGCCTTCGCCATGCGGAAGGAGCTGCACAAGGACCCCGAGAAGGAGCTCTCGTTTAGCATGCATACCTTGTCACATGACGGACCTGTCG CCGGAATCAACTTCGAGATCAATGAGCCGTCTAACGACATGTCGTCGGCTTGGGCGCAGCACGTGACCAAGATGGTGGCCCGGCGAGGCGCCATTTTGCCTCAGGACATCTCAGTCACTCCCACAGGAACGCCGG TTCCGCCCCCAGAGGAGAGGAACAGGTTGTGGATGGTGGAGGCCGAAATCTCCCCAGAGATGATAAagcggaagaagaagaaaaagaaaagaaggaagGAGGTGAATGCAGCCGCAGAAGAACCAGCGACGGCGGACCACCAAGTGTATCCCCAGCGGGAGTTTGGTCGCAGTTCGGTGCCCCGCCTCCCGAAGCTGCCCTCCCACCCCAGCCTGGTGGCCAACCTGAAGGAGCAGCAGAGGCGACAGCAGATGCTGGAGGACGACGTCCTGCCAGGATCCTATCCGGATTTTCCGTCTTTGCCCGGTGATGAGCGCTTTTGCCGCTTACCGCCCTATCAGAGCGCTCGGAGCAGCTACGCCCGCGGTGGGTTCTCGGACCGCCCGGAGGACCTCGGCTTAGGCCCGCGCTGCCTGCCCAGCACCTCCTCTTGCATCCAGGAGGGGCTGTCAGAGAGAATGGCGCACGTGGCGAGGGTACCCGCTGGACGGCGGGTCGGCTACGGCCCCATTCACTCGCGGACGAACTTGATGGAGGCGGAGCTTATGGACGCCGAATCAGACTTTTAA
- the cax1 gene encoding cation/H+ exchanger protein 1, which translates to MSLTKSTLLTIPTAGDQENLRRRSTVDATENYDPEPNRPFPGKLSQTALAIGSQHPELVVNAAETPSPDPSSIHFCHYTPKCFLAVHRACTGAHGNSVRSTPSRYGEEGWHESTSKTTIRAENEVEAHKEANNYKFGFRKWKGNVTKRPIEDQSDVVKELYSDLSIVKPQEGSVVTFGNILYVILFGWWMSLTYLLICLVMFLTIIGAPYGKLCFKLALYFIWPFGKSVEKAADLAKRSTMKPPRCEVIPEESVSEDTKDSGPLLMSTPLPIELPLPEGDVRTRSKHWCRVSTYVWLILGYPVLAVVHAVACVLSWLLVFTIPIAKMNARTMAVILLMAPEDVHIRALEKTNGCEARAILCCYRAVNVYYYKYTVHGINIFALNLLPFVIITLLIGYSDQNHKYLSSETKFAAAITSIIPLSYYIGMGIASISAQSNFAVGAVVNATFGSITEMTFYITALLQGHRTASKCYEEVVKAALTGTLLGCILFIPGICMIIGGIKHQEQRFNSRSAGVSSALLFISVGGVFAPTLFCKTFGSLVCEGCYNISGNASVPFVCKDCHYDTSKTDPQLIMMHIEPLVYTISLLLPAAYLIGLIFTLKTHSHIYDIHISEGQGSHAIDEGTAAATHVGEGAAGPLLAANSCINASIVPPSLVATGHHAVHWSRWRALAMLIVSTLLMACCADLSTDNIKPMLTSSSISQYFIGVTLLAMVPELPEIVNGIQFALQNNISLSLEVGSCIAVQVCMIQIPLLILFNAFYDVGFVLLFSDIHLWASIFSVILVNYILMDGKCDYFQGTALVVVYLILLALYFFAPSPRAC; encoded by the exons ATGTCCCTCACAAAGTCCACGCTTTTGACTATACCAACCGCAGGCGACCAGGAGAATTTGAGGAGAAGATCCACTGTAGACGCCACAG AGAATTACGACCCAGAGCCGAATCGCCCGTTTCCAGGGAAACTATCCCAAACGGCTCTTGCCATCGGGTCACAGCACCCGGAGCTCGTCGTCAATGCCGCCGAGACGCCCTCTCCTGACCCGTCTTCCATCCATTTCTGCCATTACACTCCCAAATGTTTCTTAGCTGTGCACAGAG CTTGCACGGGAGCGCACGGCAATTCGGTGCGCTCCACGCCCTCGCGCTATGGTGAGGAAGGTTGGCATGAAAGCACCTCCAAGACCACCATCAGAGCTGAGAATGAGGTGGAGGCACACAAGGAAGCCAACAACTATAAG TTTGGCTTCCGAAAATGGAAAGGCAATGTCACCAAGAGGCCCATCGAAGACCAATCAGATGTGGTTAAAGAGCTCTACTCGGATCTCAGCATCGTCAAGCCTCAAGAAG GCTCCGTAGTGACCTTTGGGAATATCCTTTATGTGATTTTATTCGGCTGGTGGATGTCTTTAACCTACCTCCTCATTTGTCTTGTGATGTTTCTGACCATCATCGGTGCCCCCTATG ggAAACTGTGCTTTAAGTTGGCCTTGTACTTTATTTGGCCTTTTGGGAAATCTGTGGAAAAG GCTGCTGACTTGGCAAAAAGATCCACAATGAAGCCACCGAGGTGTGAGGTCATTCCCGAAGAGAGCGTTTCCGAGGACACCAAAGACTCTGGGCCTCTTCTGATGTCCACCCCTTTACCCATTGAGTTACCGTTGCCCGAAGGAGATGTTcggaccaggtctaaacactgg tgTCGCGTGAGCACCTACGTGTGGCTTATCCTGGGCTATCCAGTCCTAGCGGTGGTGCACGCGGTGGCCTGCGTCTTATCCTGGCTGCTGGTGTTTACTATCCCCATCGCCAAAATGAACGCCCGCACGATGGCCGTCATCCTCCTCATGGCGCCCGAGGACGTTCACATCCGCGCTCTGGAAAAG ACGAATGGGTGCGAGGCGAGAGCCATCCTGTGCTGCTACCGCGCCGTCAACGTTTATTACTACAAGTACACCGTGCACGGGATCAACATTTTTGCACTGA ATCTTCTTCCTTTCGTAATAATCACGTTGCTAATCGGCTATAGTGACCAGAACCACAAATACTTAAGTTCCGAGACCAAGTTTGCCGCGGCTATCACGTCCATAATCCCGTTGTCATACTACATCGGCATGGGCATCGCCAG CATTTCGGCTCAGAGCAACTTTGCGGTGGGCGCGGTGGTGAACGCCACATTTGGTTCCATCACCGAGATGACCTTCTACATCACGGCGCTCCTGCAGGGTCACCGCACCGCCTCCAAGTGCTACGAGGAGGTCGTCAAGGCCGCCCTCACTGGCACACTGCTGGGCTGCATCCTTTTTATACCC GGTATCTGTATGATTATCGGCGGCATTAAACACCAGGAGCAGCGATTTAACAGCCGCTCGGCCGGCGTGAGCTCAGCTTTGCTCTTCATATCCGTTGGAG gtGTTTTTGCTCCCACCCTCTTCTGTAAAACCTTTGGAAGCCTGGTGTGCGAGGGCTGCTACAACATTTCCGGCAACGCCAGCGTGCCTTTCGTGTGCAAAGACTGCCACTACGACACG AGTAAAACGGACCCCCAGTTGATTATGATGCACATAGA gcctCTTGTGTACACCATCTCCCTCCTGCTGCCCGCCGCCTACCTCATTGGCCTGATCTTCACGCTAAAAACCCACTCTCACATCTACGACATCCACATCAGCGAAGGCCAAGGCAGCCACGCCATTGATGAAGGCACAGCCGCTGCCACCCACGTTGGCGAGGGCGCCGCTGGCCCGCTCCTTGCCGCCAACTCGTGCATTAATGCCAGCATTGTCCCGCCGAGCCTCGTTGCTACAG GTCATCACGCGGTCCACTGGTCGCGGTGGAGGGCACTCGCCATGCTCATCGTGTCCACGCTGCTGATGGCCTGCTGCGCCGATCTCAGCACGGACAACATCAAACCCATGCTGACCAGCTCTTCCATCTCccag TACTTCATTGGCGTGACCTTGTTGGCGATGGTGCCCGAGCTTCCCGAAATTGTCAACGGGATCCAGTTTGCGCTGCAGAATAACATCAGTTTGAG TCTGGAAGTTGGGAGCTGCATCGCCGTGCAAGTGTGCATGATTCAGATCCCACTGCTTATCCTCTTCAACGCATTTTAC GACGTGGGATTTGTACTGCTGTTCAGTGACATCCATCTCTGGGCAAGTATCTTCAGCGTCATTTTGGTCAACTATATCCTCATGGATGGAAAATGTGACTACTTTCAGG gcacTGCTCTGGTCGTGGTTTACCTCATCCTTTTGGCTCTTTATTTCTTTGCTCCGTCCCCACGCGCTTGTTAA
- the klhdc10 gene encoding kelch domain-containing protein 10: MTDAQGDHCPDQLNKFEKLSSRPLHGRRTPTARSGHRCVADNTNLYVYGGYNPDYDESGGPENEDYPLFRELWRYHFATGLWHQIQTEGYMPTELASMSAVLHGNNLLVFGGTGIPFGENNGNDVHICNVKYKRWSLLNCHGKKPGRIYGQAMVIINGFLYVFGGTTGYIYSTDLHRLDLTTREWSYLKPNNRPDDLPKERYRHEIAQDGQRIYILGGGTSWTSYPLDKIHAYNLETNSWEEIGTKPHDKIGFPAPRRCHSCVQINNDVFICGGYNGEFILADLWKINLHTFQWSRLPAVMPEPAYFHCAAVTPSGCMYIHGGVVNIHENKRTPSLFKIWLAVPSLLERCWESLLQAFPHLANLPARQLLNLGLTQELIERFK, encoded by the exons ATGACGGACGCCCAAGGCGATCACTGTCCGGACCAGTTGAATAAATTCGAGAAGCTATCAAGCAGGCCGCTACACG GTCGTCGTACTCCCACTGCCCGCAGTGGCCACCGCTGTGTAGCCGACAACACGAACCTCTATGTATACGGGGGGTACAACCCGGACTACGACGAGTCGGGCGGCCCAGAGAATGAGGACTACCCGCTGTTCCGAGAGCTGTGGAGGTACCACTTCGCCACGGGCCTATGGCATCAGATTCAAACGGAGGGCTACATGCCCACAGAACTAGCCTCCATGTCAG CCGTATTGCACGGAAACAATCTCCTGGTGTTTGGCGGCACCGGAATCCCCTTTGGGGAGAACAATGGAAATGACGTTCACATTTGCAATGTCAAGTACAAGCGGTGGTCCCTGCTCAACTGTCACGGGAAGAAGCCCGGCAGAATCTATGGACAG GCGATGGTTATCATAAACGGCTTTCTCTACGTGTTTGGCGGCACGACCGGGTACATATACAGCACAGACCTGCACAGGCTGGACCTGACTACCAGGGAGTGGAGCTACCTCAAGCCCAACAACCGTCCAGATGACCTACCCAAAGAACG GTACAGACATGAAATAGCACAGGACGGACAGAGGATCTACATTTTGGGAGGAGGGACCTCGTGGACGTCTTACCCTCTAGACAAG ATTCACGCGTATAATCTGGAGACAAATTCCTGGGAGGAGATTGGAACAAAACCTCATGACAAAATAG GGTTTCCCGCTCCTAGAAGATGTCACAGTTGTGTCCAAATAAACAATG atgtatttatttgtggtGGCTACAACGGAGAGTTTATTTTGGCTGACCTGTGGAAGATCAACCTGCACACATTCCAGTGGAGCAGGCTGCCCGCCGTGATGCCCGAACCGGCTTACTTTCACTGCGCCGCCGTTACGCCG TCGGGCTGCATGTACATCCACGGCGGCGTGGTGAACATCCATGAGAACAAGAGGACCCCATCTCTTTTTAAGATCTGGCTGGCCGTGCCAAGCTTGTTGGAGCGGTGCTGGGAGAGCCTCCTCCAAGCTTTCCCCCACCTCGCCAACCTCCCCGCCAGGCAGTTGCTCAATCTAGGCCTCACACAGGAACTCATCGAGCGCTTTAAATAA
- the zc3hc1 gene encoding nuclear-interacting partner of ALK isoform X1: protein MSLGGANGPKSYFTFAIDEPKKKKPNMAALGNSRGDRLGSSNQNKSPLASPEKIRKLLNEGVSAAGTATQCGQSDSKDSEVSSNTPSFCEATNKEAFFSRVQSYSCLKWAGKPRALSPLMCARYGWINVAHDMLKCSSCQAFLCASLQLTLDFEKYESRIAELSRQLQTKHEKFCPWPDFPCPERLWIVTAGEPAELLTAFIERYQSACMLGQQLPSMKPEHLKLMSLTEDVISGSLQLIEEEQKRKGTTSSEPFAVQVAACIVSICGWAAHPGVDITMLPILNCSYCMRKVGLWNFYQMEGTGDDGDAGTDATAAPAASTPAQESQGERSTPPLPTTPSTPSRMKLRSQDSCRTDQGEGTLRARSRDSPSPVEEPLNPLIKGKRPATRSRGQGDCLSHPSKRLCSLADEVIHKNSFDPLAQHRDWCPWVAVGKENVDPQAMPLSDSLPAPHQEGWKAVLDLLLPQKSTNTAAGSPGQGPPDRSKRVFAIFRQWQEIPGDEKELERLDTG from the exons ATGTCACTAGGTGGCGCTAATGGACCTAAAAGCTATTTCACCTTCGCCATTGACGAACCGAAGAAGAAAAAGCCCAACATGGCGGCTCTCGGCAACAGTCGTGGGGATCGCCTCGGTAGCTCCAATCAAAACAAATCTCCCCTTGCATCCCCGGAGAAAATCCGAAAGCTTCTCAATGAGGGGGTCTCTGCAGCTGGCACCGCTACCCAATg TGGACAAAGTGATTCAAAAGACTCTGAAGTCAGTAGCAACACTCCATCATTTTGTGAAGCAACCAACAAAGAGGCCTTTTTCAGTCGAGTGCAATCATACTC CTGTTTGAAATGGGCTGGGAAACCCCGGGCGCTGTCTCCTCTCATGTGTGCCCGCTACGGCTGGATCAACGTTGCCCACGACATGCTCAAGTGCTCCAGCTGCCAGGCCTTCCTCTGCGCATCCCTACAACTCACGTTAGACTTTGAGAAAt ATGAATCCCGCATCGCAGAACTGTCCAGGCAGCTCCAGACAAAACATGAGAAATTTTGTCCTTGGCCTGACTTTCCTTGTCCAG AACGGTTATGGATTGTGACAGCAGGAGAGCCTGCAGAACTTTTGACCGCCTTTATAGAACGTTATCAGAGCGCTTGTATGCTTGGACAACAGCTTCCATCGATGAAGCCTGAGCACCTGAAATTAATG tcACTGACTGAGGATGTCATTAGTGGCAGCCTGCAGCTCATAGAGGAGGAACAAAAAAGAAAGGGAACTACATCCTCGGAACCTTTTGCAGTCCAAGTGGCAGCGTGCATCGTTTCTATTTGTGGCTGGGCTGCACA CCCAGGCGTGGACATCACCATGCTCCCAATCCTCAACTGCTCCTACTGTATGCGCAAAGTGGGCCTGTGGAATTTCTACCAAATGGAAGGCACGGGCGATGACGGCGATGCCGGGACGGACGCTACCGCCGCTCCGGCCGCCTCGACTCCCGCTCAGGAGAGCCAGGGGGAACGGTCCACCCCTCCCTTGCCCACAACTCCGTCCACTCCGAGTCGTATGAAACTGAGAAGCCAGGACTCTTGCCGCACTGACCAG GGTGAGGGCACTTTGCGAGCTCGAAGTCGAGATTCACCCAGTCCTGTTGAAGAGCCGCTGAATCCCTTGATAAAGGGCAAGAGGCCTGCTACACGGAGCCGTGGGCAAGGAGACTGTCTGTCCCATCCTTCCAAACGCCTGTGCTCATTAGCT GACGAGGTCATACACAAGAATTCGTTCGACCCGCTGGCTCAGCACAGAGACTGGTGTCCCTGGGTGGCCGTTGGAAAAGAGAATGTGGATCCACAGGCCATGCCCCTTTCAGATTCCCTGCCAGCACCTCATCAGGAAGGCTGGAAGGCCGTCCTTGACCTTCTCCTGCCGCAAAAGAGCACAAACACAGCGGCTGGAAGTCCAGGACAG ggCCCACCTGATCGATCCAAAAGAGTGTTCGCTATTTTCCGTCAGTGGCAG GAAATCCCTGGCGATGAGAAGGAGCTAGAAAGGCTCGACACTGGATAG
- the zc3hc1 gene encoding nuclear-interacting partner of ALK isoform X2 — translation MSLGGANGPKSYFTFAIDEPKKKKPNMAALGNSRGDRLGSSNQNKSPLASPEKIRKLLNEGVSAAGTATQCGQSDSKDSEVSSNTPSFCEATNKEAFFSRVQSYSCLKWAGKPRALSPLMCARYGWINVAHDMLKCSSCQAFLCASLQLTLDFEKYESRIAELSRQLQTKHEKFCPWPDFPCPERLWIVTAGEPAELLTAFIERYQSACMLGQQLPSMKPEHLKLMSLTEDVISGSLQLIEEEQKRKGTTSSEPFAVQVAACIVSICGWAAHPGVDITMLPILNCSYCMRKVGLWNFYQMEGTGDDGDAGTDATAAPAASTPAQESQGERSTPPLPTTPSTPSRMKLRSQDSCRTDQGEGTLRARSRDSPSPVEEPLNPLIKGKRPATRSRGQGDCLSHPSKRLCSLADEVIHKNSFDPLAQHRDWCPWVAVGKENVDPQAMPLSDSLPAPHQEGWKAVLDLLLPQKSTNTAAGSPGQGPPDRSKRVFAIFRQWQVSAPSQ, via the exons ATGTCACTAGGTGGCGCTAATGGACCTAAAAGCTATTTCACCTTCGCCATTGACGAACCGAAGAAGAAAAAGCCCAACATGGCGGCTCTCGGCAACAGTCGTGGGGATCGCCTCGGTAGCTCCAATCAAAACAAATCTCCCCTTGCATCCCCGGAGAAAATCCGAAAGCTTCTCAATGAGGGGGTCTCTGCAGCTGGCACCGCTACCCAATg TGGACAAAGTGATTCAAAAGACTCTGAAGTCAGTAGCAACACTCCATCATTTTGTGAAGCAACCAACAAAGAGGCCTTTTTCAGTCGAGTGCAATCATACTC CTGTTTGAAATGGGCTGGGAAACCCCGGGCGCTGTCTCCTCTCATGTGTGCCCGCTACGGCTGGATCAACGTTGCCCACGACATGCTCAAGTGCTCCAGCTGCCAGGCCTTCCTCTGCGCATCCCTACAACTCACGTTAGACTTTGAGAAAt ATGAATCCCGCATCGCAGAACTGTCCAGGCAGCTCCAGACAAAACATGAGAAATTTTGTCCTTGGCCTGACTTTCCTTGTCCAG AACGGTTATGGATTGTGACAGCAGGAGAGCCTGCAGAACTTTTGACCGCCTTTATAGAACGTTATCAGAGCGCTTGTATGCTTGGACAACAGCTTCCATCGATGAAGCCTGAGCACCTGAAATTAATG tcACTGACTGAGGATGTCATTAGTGGCAGCCTGCAGCTCATAGAGGAGGAACAAAAAAGAAAGGGAACTACATCCTCGGAACCTTTTGCAGTCCAAGTGGCAGCGTGCATCGTTTCTATTTGTGGCTGGGCTGCACA CCCAGGCGTGGACATCACCATGCTCCCAATCCTCAACTGCTCCTACTGTATGCGCAAAGTGGGCCTGTGGAATTTCTACCAAATGGAAGGCACGGGCGATGACGGCGATGCCGGGACGGACGCTACCGCCGCTCCGGCCGCCTCGACTCCCGCTCAGGAGAGCCAGGGGGAACGGTCCACCCCTCCCTTGCCCACAACTCCGTCCACTCCGAGTCGTATGAAACTGAGAAGCCAGGACTCTTGCCGCACTGACCAG GGTGAGGGCACTTTGCGAGCTCGAAGTCGAGATTCACCCAGTCCTGTTGAAGAGCCGCTGAATCCCTTGATAAAGGGCAAGAGGCCTGCTACACGGAGCCGTGGGCAAGGAGACTGTCTGTCCCATCCTTCCAAACGCCTGTGCTCATTAGCT GACGAGGTCATACACAAGAATTCGTTCGACCCGCTGGCTCAGCACAGAGACTGGTGTCCCTGGGTGGCCGTTGGAAAAGAGAATGTGGATCCACAGGCCATGCCCCTTTCAGATTCCCTGCCAGCACCTCATCAGGAAGGCTGGAAGGCCGTCCTTGACCTTCTCCTGCCGCAAAAGAGCACAAACACAGCGGCTGGAAGTCCAGGACAG ggCCCACCTGATCGATCCAAAAGAGTGTTCGCTATTTTCCGTCAGTGGCAGGTATCTGCTCCATCTCAGTAG